From the Lathyrus oleraceus cultivar Zhongwan6 chromosome 4, CAAS_Psat_ZW6_1.0, whole genome shotgun sequence genome, one window contains:
- the LOC127135279 gene encoding 4-coumarate--CoA ligase CCL1 gives MSPSPQKEQEFIFRSRLPDIVIPTHLPLHSYCFQNLSQFHNRPCLINGHTGETFTYSDVHLNVRKIASGLNSIGIHQGDVIMLVLRNSFQFAITFLGASYRGAVITTANPLYTSSELAKQATATKTKLIVTQSLYVSKIKEFAKMNNIKIVCTDDSPSSLEENVVDFSVLTNADENEAPEVKINANDVVALPFSSGTSGLPKGVMLTHENLVTTISELVDGENPHQYTNEEDVLLCVLPMFHIYALNSILLCGIRSGAAVLILEKFEIKTVLESIDKYKVTIVSFVPPIVLALVKSGELHRYDLSSVRRMITGAAPMGMELEQAVKDMMPQTVLGQGYGMTEAGPLSVSLAFAKKPFKTKPGACGSVVRNAEMKIVDTETGASLPRNKAGEICIRGTKVMKGYLNDPEATKKTIDKDGWLHTGDIGLMDDDDELFIVDRLKELIKYKGYQVAPAELEALLIAHPDIFEAAVVPLKDEDAGEVPVAFVVRSSGSKISEDEIKQYISQQVVFYKRINKVYFTEAIPKAVSGKILRKELTARLMKD, from the exons ATGTCACCTTCTCCACAAAAAGAACAAGAATTCATATTCCGTTCTAGACTTCCAGACATTGTAATCCCAACTCACCTTCCATTACACTCTTACTGTTTCCAAAACCTCTCTCAATTCCACAACCGTCCATGCCTCATCAACGGCCACACCGGCGAAACCTTCACTTACTCCGACGTCCATCTCAACGTCCGCAAAATTGCTTCCGGTTTAAACTCCATCGGAATCCATCAAGGTGACGTCATCATGCTCGTCCTCCGTAACTCATTTCAATTCGCTATCACTTTCCTCGGTGCCTCGTATCGCGGCGCCGTCATCACCACTGCCAATCCACTCTACACCTCATCAGAACTAGCTAAACAAGCCACAGCAACGAAAACGAAACTCATCGTAACTCAATCATTGTACGTCAGTAAAATCAAAGAATTCGCTAAAATGAACAACATCAAAATCGTGTGCACTGATGATTCACCATCATCATTGGAAGAAAATGTTGTTGATTTCTCAGTTTTAACAAATGCTGATGAAAACGAAGCACCGGAAGTGAAAATAAACGCTAACGACGTGGTTGCGTTACCGTTTTCTTCAGGAACTTCTGGACTTCCAAAAGGAGTTATGTTAACCCATGAGAATTTAGTTACAACAATATCAGAGTTAGTTGACGGTGAAAATCCTCACCAATACACTAACGAAGAGGATGTGTTACTCTGTGTTCTACCTATGTTTCATATCTATGCGCTCAATTCGATTTTACTGTGTGGAATTCGTTCTGGTGCTGCGGTATTGATTTTGGAGAAATTTGAGATTAAAACGGTTTTAGAGTCGATTGATAAGTATAAAGTGACGATAGTGTCTTTTGTGCCACCTATTGTTTTAGCGTTGGTAAAGAGTGGAGAGTTACATCGATACGACTTGTCGTCTGTTAGAAGGATGATAACAGGTGCTGCACCCATGGGAATGGAACTTGAACAAGCTGTCAAGGATATGATGCCACAAACTGTGCTTGGACAG GGATATGGAATGACAGAGGCAGGACCACTTTCTGTTAGCTTAGCATTTGCAAAGAAACCGTTTAAGACAAAACCCGGTGCATGCGGCAGCGTAGTGAGAAACGCCGAGATGAAAATAGTGGATACAGAAACCGGTGCTTCTCTACCAAGAAACAAAGCGGGTGAAATTTGCATTAGAGGCACAAAAGTTATGAAAG GATACCTAAATGATCCTGAGGCCACAAAGAAAACTATAGACAAAGATGGATGGCTACACACAGGTGACATTGGATTAatggatgatgatgatgaacttttCATTGTTGATCGATTAAAGGAATTGATTAAATACAAAGGATATCAAGTTGCTCCTGCTGAACTTGAAGCATTGTTGATTGCTCACCCAGATATTTTTGAAGCTGCTGTTGTACC ATTGAAAGATGAAGATGCTGGAGAAGTCCCGGTTGCATTTGTTGTTAGATCAAGTGGTTCAAAAATTAGTGAGGATGAAATCAAGCAATATATATCCCAACAG GTTGTATTTTACAagagaataaataaagtttaCTTTACCGAAGCTATTCCTAAAGCAGTCTCCGGTAAAATTCTGCGAAAGGAATTAACTGCAAGACTAATGAAGGACTAG